Proteins co-encoded in one Cinclus cinclus chromosome 9, bCinCin1.1, whole genome shotgun sequence genomic window:
- the MBD5 gene encoding methyl-CpG-binding domain protein 5 yields MNGGKECDGGDTDGGPPAVQVPVGWQRRVDQSGVLYISPSGSLLSCLEQVKTYLLTDGTCKCGLECPLVLPKVFNFDPGAAVKQRTAEDVKADEDVTKLCIHKRKIIAVATLHKSMEAPHPSLVLTSPGGGTSATPVVPTRAATPRSMRNKSHEGITNSVMPECKTPFKLMMGASNAMGRLYVQEMAGSQQAELHPAYPRQRLGSNELGQKSPYRGSHGGMPSPASSGSQIYGDGSISPRTDPLGSPDVFTRNNPSFHGAPNSSPIHVSRTPLSPPSVMLHGSPIQSSCAMAGRTNIPLSPTLTTKSPVMKKPLCNFSAGMEIPRAMFHHKPPQGPPPPPPPPSCALQKKPLTSEKDPLGILDPIPSKPVNQNPVIMNPTTFHSSVHSQVPVMNVSMPPAVVPLPSNLPLPTVKPAHVNHGAHVQRVQHSASTSLSPSPVTSPVHMMASGIGRIEASPQRSRSSSTSSDHGNFLLPPVGPQSSCSGIKVPPRSPRSTIGSPRPSMPSSPSTKHDGLNQYKDVPNPLIAGMSNVLNPPNNAVFPAASAGSGSLKSQPGLLGMPLNQILNQHNAASFPASSLLSAAAKAQLANQNKLAGNNNNSGSNSGPVASCGSAEGHSTLNPMFPPAANVLLPTTEGQSGRAALRDKLMSQQKDPLRKRKQPTTTVLSLLRQSQLDSSGVPKAGSDLIRKPSQSSFPISSMSQLLQSMSCQSSHGSSNSSSGCGSSSSALPCPGTQLHLAEPALAPGLPLRGEGLPCPNPNPSFGPGAGPAPSNHLAGLLNQMQASGSCGMLPQAGMALGNSLHPNPPQARLQAPSTPVIPNSLGSSCNQSSPEAGGLGPSSSIAIAGTSQAAITKTTSVLQDGVIVTTAAGTPLQQGQLPVGGEFPFAGHEHSLHFPQNSSSNNNLPHPLNQNLLGSLPLSLPVNQQHLLNQNLLNILQPSAGEGKSEVNLNPLGFLNPNVNAALAFLSGDVDGQVLQPVHFQLLAALLQNQAQAAAMLPVPSFNVTISDLLQQQNPPEPLPDGGRVENLLSNPIPGFPGADPSSNPLLLPAASGASALMALNPQLVGGVLSSGSHPEVAIATSSQATTTTTTTSSAVAALSVSVSMAETLLNISGAAASAPGPAKLSNSSVVPQLLNPLLGTGLLGEMSSLNTALNNHQLSHLQSLLSNNQMFPSNQQQQQQQQQQQQHLLQGYQNVQGFQGQPQIPGPGNNPNPMACLFQNFQVRMQEDAAVLNKRVITQMGMAPVPESSSTLLPPFQEPPCDLQQRPDPSLGQQAKDNPSAAAGDASVDAIYKAVVDAASKGVPVVITTAGSSSTQPSPIPALSAMSAFTASIGDPLNLSSAVSAVIHGRGAEHDGRGRGARGARVPKNSEHGKSSGEGDGYEYYKSATCNTPKKQWEGEQSPVGEINRWKCEEFLEHSAHLHSSPCHERPNNISTLPLLQGEQHQALLAQRNCQSEKMLEENFRYNNYKRTMMSFKERLENTVERCAHINGNRPQPNRAFGELLNTSKQDLILEEQSPSSSNSLESSLVKDYIHYNGDFNAKSINGCVPSPSDAKSISSEEDLRNPESPSSHELIHYRPRTFNVGDLVWGQIKGLTSWPGKLGREEEVHNSCQQNAEEGKVEPEKLKTLTEGLEAFSRARKRNRKSGKLNNHLEAAIHEAMSELDKMSGNVHQIPQGDRQVKPPKLKRRKISR; encoded by the exons atgaatGGTGGGAAGGAGTGTGACGGAGGGGACACGGATGGAGGGCCACCAGCAGTGCAAGTTCCCGTTGGTTGGCAGCGGAGGGTGGACCAAAGTGGAGTTCTCTACATCAG TCCCAGTGGGTCTTTATTATCCTGTTTGGAGCAGGTGAAGACTTACTTGCTGACTGATGGAACGTGCAAGTGTGGCCTAGAATGTCCTCTTGTTCTTCCCAAG GTCTTTAATTTTgatcctggagctgctgtgaagCAGAGAACTGCTGAAGATGTTAAAGCGGACGAAGATGTCACCAAACTATGCattcacaaaaggaaaattattgcTGTGGCTACACTTCATAAAAGCATGGAAGCACCACATCCTTCACTGGTTCTAACTAGTCCTGGTGGTGGAACAA GTGCAACGCCAGTAGTTCCCACTCGAGCAGCAACTCCAAGGTCGATGAGGAATAAATCGCATGAAGGAATTACAAATTCTGTGATGCCGGAATGTAAGACTCCTTTCAAGTTGATGATGGGGGCATCTAATGCCATGGGTAGGCTTTATGTGCAAGAAATGGCTGGAAGCCAGCAAGCAGAGCTCCATCCTGCCTACCCCAGGCAGAGATTGGGGAGCAATGAGCTGGGGCAGAAGTCTCCGTACCGCGGCAGTCACGGGGGGATGCCCAGCCCGGCGTCCTCGGGATCGCAGATCTACGGGGACGGCTCCATCTCCCCCAGGACTGACCCTCTGGGGAGCCCCGACGTCTTCACGAGGAACAATCCCAGTTTTCACGGAGCGCCCAACTCCAGTCCTATCCACGTGAGCAGGACGCCTCTGTCCCCGCCGTCAGTCATGCTCCACGGCTCTCCCATACAGTCATCCTGTGCAATGGCTGGAAGGACTAATATACCTCTTTCCCCCACCCTGACCACCAAGAGCCCAGTCATGAAAAAACCCCTGTGTAACTTTTCAGCTGGTATGGAAATACCACGAGCAATGTTCCACCATAAACCCCCCCAAGGCCCACCCCCACCTCCTCCGCCTCCTTCTTGCGCTCTTCAGAAAAAGCCATTAACATCCGAGAAGGATCCGCTTGGCATACTGGACCCAATTCCCAGCAAACCGGTGAACCAGAACCCCGTGATCATGAACCCCACCACTTTCCACTCGAGTGTCCACTCTCAGGTACCCGTGATGAATGTAAGCATGCCCCCCGCCGTGGTGCCCCTGCCCAGCAACCTGCCCCTGCCCACCGTCAAACCCGCCCACGTGAACCATGGCGCTCACGTCCAAAGGGTTCAGCACTCGGCTTCGACGTCCCTGTCCCCCTCGCCGGTGACGTCCCCCGTTCACATGATGGCGTCCGGCATCGGGAGGATCGAGGCTTCTCCCCAAAGATCCCGTTCTTCTTCCACCTCGTCCGATCACGGAAACTTCCTGCTGCCTCCCGTAGGGCCGCAGTCATCCTGTAGTGGTATCAAAGTCCCTCCCAGGTCCCCGAGGTCAACCATAGGGTCACCGAGGCCATCCATGCCATCCAGCCCTTCCACCAAGCACGATGGACTTAATCAGTACAAGGACGTCCCTAACCCGTTAATTGCTGGAATGAGTAATGTATTAAATCCTCCAAACAATGCAGTTTTTCCCGCTGCATCGGCTGGAAGCGGTTCCTTGAAGAGTCAGCCTGGTTTGCTGGGAATGCCTTTAAATCAGATCTTGAACCAGCACAACGCTGCCTCTTTTCCAGCGAGCAGTTTactctcagcagcagccaaagcacAGCTAGCAAATCAAAATAAACTTGCTGGTAACAACAATAACAGCGGTAGCAATTCTGGACCTGTTGCCAGCTGCGGCAGCGCCGAAGGACACAGCACTTTAAATCCCATGTTCCCTCCTGCTGCCAACGTGCTCCTCCCCACCACGGAAGGGCAGAGCGGCCGGGCAGCCCTGAGAGATAAATTGATGTCTCAGCAAAAGGATCCTctgaggaaaaggaagcagCCGACCACCACGGTGCTGAGCTTGCTGAGGCAGTCTCAGTTGGACAGCTCTGGGGTTCCCAAAGCTGGGTCTGATTTGATAAGAAAGCCAAGTCAAAGCTCCTTCCCCATCAGCTCCATGTCGCAGCTCCTGCAGTCCATGAGTTGTCAGAGCTCCCACGGGAGCAGCAATAGTTCCTCGGGCTGCGGGAGCTCCAGCagcgccctgccctgccctggcacccagcTGCACCTGGCGGAGCCCGCGCTGGCCCCGGGGCTTCCCCTGCGCGGGGAGGGCTTGCCCtgccccaaccccaaccccagcTTCGGCCCCGGCGCCGGCCCGGCCCCGTCCAACCACCTGGCCGGGCTCCTGAACCAGATGCAGGCCAGCGGGAGCTGTGGGATGCTCCCCCAGGCAGGAATGGCCTTAGGGAACTCCTTACATCCCAACCCACCTCAGGCCAGGCTCCAGGCACCCTCCACGCCAGTGATCCCCAACAGCCTCGGGAGCAGCTGTAATCAAAGCAGTCCTGAAGCAG GGGGTTTGGGCCCGTCGTCATCGATAGCCATCGCTGGCACCAGCCAAGCTGCCATCACCAAGACCACGTCTGTGCTCCAGGACGGTGTCATCGTCACCACTGCGGCTGGGACCcctctgcagcagggccagctgcCCGTGGGGGGCGAGTTCCCCTTCGCTGGCCACGAACACTCGCTCCACTTCCCGCAGAACAGCTCTTCAAACAACAATCTGCCACATCCTCTGAATCAAAACCTCCTCGGTTCCCTGCCTCTCTCTCTGCCCGTGAATCAGCAACATCTCCTCAACCAGAATCTCTTAAACATCCTCCAGCCTTCCGCGGGAGAAGGCAAGTCTGAGGTGAACCTCAACCCTTTAGGTTTTCTGAACCCCAATGTCAATGCTGCTCTAGCGTTCCTCTCCGGCGACGTGGACGGGCAGGTTCTGCAGCCCGTGcacttccagctgctggcagccctgctccagaaccaggcccaggcagctgccatGCTCCCCGTGCCATCCTTCAACGTCACCATCTCcgacctgctgcagcagcagaacccccCCGAGCCCCTGCCCGACGGCGGCAGGGTGGAGAACCTCCTGTCCAACCCCATTCCCGGCTTTCCAGGCGCCGACCCCTCTTCCAACCCCCTGCTCCTGCCCGCCGCCTCCGGGGCCTCGGCGCTCATGGCCCTGAACCCGCAGCTGGTGGGGGGCGTGCTGAGCTCGGGCAGCCACCCCGAGGTGGCCATCGCCACCTCCTCGCaggccaccaccaccaccaccaccacgtCGTCGGCAGTGGCCGCGCTCTCGGTGTCGGTGTCCATGGCAGAAACGCTCCTGAACATCTCCGGCGCCGCCGCGAGCGCGCCGGGACCCGCCAAGCTCAGCAACAGCTCCGTGGTGCCGCAGCTCCTGAACCCTCTCCTGGGCACGGGACTGCTTG GGGAAATGTCATCTCTGAACACTGCTCTGAACAACCATCAGCTCAGCCATCTCCAGTCACTCCTCAGCAACAATCAGATGTTTCCTTcaaatcagcagcagcagcagcagcagcagcagcagcagcagcaccttctccagGGCTACCAGAACGTGCAGGGCTTTCAAGGCCAGCCCCAAATTCCTGGCCCAGGCAACAACCCAAACCCCATGGCGTGTCTGTTCCAAAATTTCCAg gTGAGGATGCAGGAAGACGCCGCCGTCCTCAACAAAAGAGTGATCACCCAGATGGGAATGGCGCCGGTTCCCGAGAGCTCCAGcactctccttcctcccttccaggAGCCCCcctgtgacctgcagcagagacctGACCCATCCCTGGGCCAGCAGGCCAAGGACAACCCCAGCGCGGCCGCGGGCGACGCCTCGGTGGACGCCATCTACAAGGCGGTGGTGGACGCCGCCAGCAAGGGCGTGCCGGTGGTGATCACCACGGCCGGCTCCAGCTCCACTCAGCCGAGCCCCATCCCCGCCCTGAGTGCCATGAGTGCCTTCACAGCCTCCATCGGGGACCCCCTGAACCTGTCGAGCGCCGTCAGCGCCGTCATCCACGGCCGCGGCGCCGAGCACGACGGGCGAGGCCGCGGAGCCCGCGGCGCGCGGGTCCCGAAGAACTCGGAGCACGGCAAGAGTTCCGGCGAGGGGGACGGCTACGAGTATTACAAATCAGCCACTTGTAACACGCCCAAAAAGCAGtgggaaggggagcagagccccgTGGGGGAGATCAACAGGTGGAAATGCGAGGAGTTCTTGGAGCACTCCGCCCATCTCCACAGCAGCCCGTGCCACGAGAGGCCCAACAACATCTCCACGCTGCCGCTGCTGCAGGGGGAGCAGCACCAGGCCCTGCTGGCACAGCGGAACTGTCAGAGCGAGAAAATGCTGGAGGAGAATTTCAGGTATAACAATTACAAAAGAACTATGATGAGTTTCAAGGAAAGACTGGAGAACACTGTGGAACGATGTGCACACATCAACGGGAACCGCCCGCAGCCCAACAGGGCCTTCGGGGAGTTGCTCAACACTTCCAAACAAGACCTGATCCTGGAAGAGCAATCTCCCAGTTCCTCCAATAGCTTGGAGAGTTCCTTAGTGAAAGACTACATCCATTACAATGGAGATTTTAATGCCAAAAGCATTAACGGGTGCGTGCCCAGCCCCTCGGATGCTAAGAGCATCAGCAGCGAGGAGGATCTGCGGAACCCCGAGTCGCCCTCGTCCCACGAGCTCATCCACTACAGGCCGAGGACGTTTAACGTGGGCGACTTGGTCTGGGGCCAGATCAAAGGACTCACTTCCTGGCCTGGCAAACTCGGCAGAGAAGAAGAGGTTCACAATTCATGCCAACAGAACGCTGAGGAGGGGAAG GTGGAGCCGGAGAAGCTGAAGACACTAACGGAGGGGCTGGAGGCGTTCAGCCGCGCcaggaaaaggaacaggaa AAGTGGAAAGCTAAATAACCATTTAGAAGCTGCTATACACGAGGCCATGAGTGAACTAGACAAAATGTCTGGGAAT GTCCACCAAATCCCGCAGGGAGACAGACAAGTGAAGCCTCCAAAACTCAAGAGGAGGAAGATCTCTAGATAA